A DNA window from Vibrio cidicii contains the following coding sequences:
- a CDS encoding hydroxymethylglutaryl-CoA lyase, which translates to MNSLLAKSVKIVEVGARDGLQNEARISTESKIALIDQLSRTGLKQIEAGAFVSAKWVPQMADSAQVLAKIERRAGVVYSALTPNLQGFEQAIASGADQVAIFTSASQGFCQRNINCSIAESLKRFEPLMQAAKAHHIPVRGYLSCVADCPYDGATKPEQVASVASDLLALGCYEISLGDTIGTGTPLRIARMLDAVKKEVSVAQLAVHFHDTWGQALANLYQALTMGVATIDSSVAGLGGCPYAKGAAGNVATEDVLYLCQGLGIETGVDLPAVAEAGWQICQALGRLPTSKVALALASQRITLTAKPQQ; encoded by the coding sequence ATGAACAGTTTGTTAGCAAAATCGGTCAAGATTGTCGAAGTTGGCGCACGCGATGGCTTGCAAAATGAAGCTCGCATCAGTACTGAGAGTAAGATTGCGTTGATAGATCAACTGTCTCGTACCGGTCTCAAGCAGATCGAGGCGGGCGCGTTTGTCTCGGCCAAATGGGTACCGCAAATGGCCGACTCGGCACAAGTATTGGCCAAAATTGAACGCCGCGCAGGAGTGGTTTATTCGGCGCTGACCCCCAACCTGCAAGGTTTTGAGCAGGCAATCGCCAGCGGCGCTGATCAAGTGGCGATTTTCACTTCCGCATCACAAGGTTTTTGCCAGCGCAACATCAACTGTTCCATTGCTGAAAGCCTCAAACGCTTCGAGCCTTTGATGCAGGCAGCAAAAGCGCATCATATACCGGTGCGAGGCTATCTCTCTTGCGTCGCTGACTGCCCTTATGACGGCGCGACGAAACCCGAGCAAGTTGCCAGTGTGGCCAGCGATCTGCTGGCGCTGGGCTGTTATGAGATTTCCCTTGGCGATACGATTGGCACTGGCACGCCGCTGCGCATTGCGCGCATGTTAGACGCGGTAAAAAAAGAAGTCTCTGTGGCACAACTAGCGGTGCATTTTCACGATACGTGGGGACAGGCACTGGCTAACCTGTATCAGGCACTCACCATGGGCGTTGCCACCATCGACAGCAGTGTGGCAGGCCTTGGCGGCTGTCCGTATGCCAAAGGGGCAGCAGGCAACGTGGCGACCGAAGATGTGCTTTACCTCTGTCAAGGGCTCGGCATCGAGACTGGCGTCGATTTACCCGCGGTTGCCGAAGCAGGTTGGCAAATCTGTCAAGCACTTGGACGCCTTCCGACCTCTAAAGTCGCACTAGCGTTGGCCAGTCAACGCATAACCCTCACAGCCAAGCCTCAGCAATAA